The Prosthecobacter algae genome has a segment encoding these proteins:
- a CDS encoding ribulokinase, translating into MKQYALGIDYGTNSCRSLLIDLENGAEIGSSVFNYPSGEMGVLLDPKNPHVARQNPQDYLDGFVTITRAALEQAAAKVPGFDPAQVVGIGIDTTGSTPIPVNREGTPLGLLPEFKDNLNAMVWLWKDHTGYAEAAEITTLANEMRPHIIAKCGGIYSSEWFWSKILRLSRVDPQVFAAAYSFVEHCDWLPAELSGNTDPHTLKRSVCAAGHKAMFSTEWGGLPDKEFLARLSPALADLRDRLYSEAHTSDVKAGNLCAKWAAKLGLPEGIAISVGAFDAHMGAVGAGVKEGTLVKILGTSTCDLMITPTSKPLADIPGVCGIVNGSVLPGYYGIEAGQSAVGDLFLWLVKNLVPESYGSSIGDKFTAMEKAMSAQKPGASGLLALDWNNGNRTVLVDVRLTGLLLGQTLHTEAHEIYRAYIEATAFGALTIIRRVEEYGVEVREIVNTGGLSIKNATLMQCYADIIGKPMKVSQSEQTCALGAAIFGAAAAGVADIGSLQAKVTATREKVYFPIPENQAVYAELYSLYLTLHDAFGTAAWSGNLAHVMKKLLEIRARQG; encoded by the coding sequence ATGAAACAGTACGCCCTCGGCATTGACTACGGCACCAACTCCTGCCGCTCTCTCCTCATCGACCTCGAGAACGGGGCTGAGATCGGCTCCTCTGTCTTCAACTATCCCTCCGGCGAAATGGGCGTGCTGCTGGATCCCAAAAACCCCCACGTCGCCCGCCAAAATCCGCAGGACTACCTCGATGGTTTCGTCACGATCACCCGCGCTGCCCTGGAGCAGGCCGCCGCGAAAGTCCCCGGCTTTGATCCAGCCCAGGTCGTCGGCATCGGCATTGATACCACCGGCAGCACCCCTATCCCGGTGAACCGCGAAGGCACCCCGCTCGGCCTCCTGCCCGAGTTTAAAGACAACCTCAATGCCATGGTCTGGCTCTGGAAAGACCACACCGGCTACGCCGAAGCTGCGGAGATCACCACCCTGGCCAACGAGATGCGGCCCCACATCATCGCCAAGTGCGGCGGCATCTACTCCAGCGAATGGTTCTGGAGCAAAATCCTCCGCCTCAGCCGCGTGGATCCCCAGGTCTTCGCCGCCGCCTACAGCTTCGTCGAGCACTGCGACTGGCTCCCCGCCGAACTCTCCGGCAACACCGATCCCCACACCCTCAAGCGCAGCGTCTGCGCCGCCGGGCACAAGGCCATGTTCAGCACCGAGTGGGGCGGCCTGCCGGACAAGGAGTTCCTCGCCCGCCTCTCCCCCGCCCTCGCTGACCTGCGCGACCGCCTCTACAGCGAAGCCCACACCTCCGATGTCAAGGCCGGCAACCTCTGCGCCAAGTGGGCGGCCAAGCTCGGCCTGCCCGAAGGCATCGCCATCTCCGTCGGGGCCTTCGATGCCCACATGGGCGCCGTGGGCGCAGGCGTCAAGGAAGGCACCCTCGTCAAGATCCTGGGCACCAGCACCTGCGATCTCATGATCACCCCCACCAGCAAACCGCTGGCCGATATCCCCGGCGTCTGCGGCATCGTCAATGGCTCCGTCCTGCCCGGCTACTACGGCATCGAGGCCGGCCAAAGCGCCGTCGGCGACCTTTTCCTCTGGCTGGTAAAAAACCTCGTGCCAGAGAGCTACGGCAGCAGCATTGGCGACAAGTTCACCGCCATGGAAAAGGCCATGTCCGCCCAGAAACCCGGTGCTTCCGGCCTGCTCGCGCTCGACTGGAACAACGGCAATCGCACCGTCCTCGTGGACGTCCGTTTGACAGGCCTCTTGTTAGGCCAGACCCTCCACACCGAGGCGCATGAAATCTACCGCGCCTACATCGAGGCCACCGCCTTCGGGGCCCTCACCATCATCCGCCGCGTCGAGGAATACGGAGTGGAAGTGCGCGAGATCGTCAACACCGGCGGCCTCTCCATCAAAAACGCCACCCTCATGCAGTGCTATGCCGACATCATCGGCAAGCCCATGAAAGTCAGCCAGAGTGAGCAGACCTGCGCCCTCGGGGCCGCCATCTTTGGCGCCGCCGCCGCAGGCGTGGCCGATATCGGCAGCCTCCAGGCCAAGGTCACCGCCACCCGCGAAAAAGTCTATTTCCCCATCCCGGAAAACCAGGCCGTGTATGCCGAGCTCTACTCCCTCTACCTCACCCTGCACGATGCCTTTGGCACCGCCGCCTGGAGCGGGAACCTCGCCCACGTCATGAAAAAGCTCCTCGAAATCCGCGCCCGCCAGGGCTGA
- a CDS encoding RNA polymerase sigma factor: MEELPDIPEEAKKDKGLWEKTRKSLIERLNNWEDQRTWNEFYQTYWRLIYSVATKAGLTREEAFDVIQETIIAIARQVQKGQYDPRAGSFKAWLLQMTRWRVLDVFRARKRQPSLADQGNSESEETSNLALDRLSNEKDNLLENIWDKEWRDNITAAALERVKAKVSPRQFQIFDCYVMKGWGVKKTSEALGINAAQVYLAKHRVGALVKKEVQALENTML; the protein is encoded by the coding sequence ATGGAGGAACTGCCAGACATCCCTGAAGAAGCGAAAAAAGACAAAGGCCTGTGGGAGAAAACCCGCAAGAGCCTGATCGAACGTCTGAACAACTGGGAGGACCAGCGAACCTGGAATGAATTTTACCAGACCTACTGGCGGCTGATCTACAGCGTCGCCACCAAGGCCGGCCTGACTCGTGAGGAAGCCTTCGACGTCATCCAGGAAACCATCATCGCCATCGCCCGCCAGGTGCAGAAAGGCCAGTACGATCCCCGTGCTGGTTCCTTCAAGGCCTGGCTCCTGCAGATGACCCGCTGGCGCGTCCTCGATGTCTTCCGCGCCCGCAAGCGCCAGCCCTCCCTCGCCGACCAGGGCAACTCCGAAAGCGAAGAGACCAGCAACCTCGCCCTCGACCGCCTTTCCAACGAAAAGGACAACCTCCTCGAAAACATCTGGGACAAGGAATGGCGCGACAACATCACCGCCGCTGCCCTGGAGCGCGTGAAAGCCAAGGTCTCCCCCCGCCAGTTCCAGATCTTCGATTGCTACGTCATGAAAGGCTGGGGCGTGAAAAAGACCAGCGAAGCCCTCGGCATCAATGCCGCCCAGGTTTACCTGGCCAAGCATCGCGTCGGCGCCCTCGTCAAAAAGGAAGTCCAGGCCCTGGAAAACACCATGCTGTAA
- a CDS encoding DUF4112 domain-containing protein — MPTPPSRTAHVDEILPPRQAAGKPGSESEVARFLAKWLDNWLRIPGTNFKIGLDPILALFPGIGSALASGGGLLILVESIRAGISFPVLVRMGGNMLLNTLFDFLPIGGPVVSAFFKSNQRNLRLLQAWQAGQQHSIRRSTTRLFLCLGLFVLFLIALLIGLFTFYVWLLQKSGIFG; from the coding sequence ATGCCCACTCCCCCCTCCCGCACCGCCCATGTGGATGAAATCCTGCCCCCCCGTCAGGCGGCAGGCAAACCCGGCTCAGAGTCCGAGGTCGCCCGTTTCCTGGCCAAGTGGCTCGACAACTGGCTTCGCATCCCCGGCACCAATTTCAAAATCGGTCTCGATCCCATCCTCGCCCTCTTCCCCGGCATCGGCAGCGCCCTCGCGTCCGGTGGCGGCCTCCTCATCCTGGTCGAGTCCATCCGCGCAGGCATCAGCTTCCCTGTCCTTGTCCGCATGGGCGGCAACATGCTGCTGAACACCCTCTTCGACTTCCTCCCCATCGGCGGCCCCGTTGTCAGCGCTTTCTTCAAGTCCAACCAGCGCAACCTCCGCCTCCTCCAGGCCTGGCAGGCCGGCCAGCAGCACAGCATCCGCCGCAGCACCACCCGCCTCTTCCTCTGCCTCGGCCTGTTTGTCCTCTTCCTCATCGCCCTGCTCATCGGCCTCTTCACCTTCTACGTCTGGCTCCTGCAAAAATCCGGCATCTTTGGTTAG
- the fabV gene encoding enoyl-ACP reductase FabV yields the protein MIIAPKIRGFICTTAHPEGCAKHVAEQIAVVKKGGLMENGPKKVLVIGSSTGYGLSSRIAAAFGANAATIGVFFERPGEDDRTATAGWYNSAAFENEAKAAGLYARSFNGDAYSDAVKAEVIQAIQADLGQVDCVIYSLASPRRTQPKTGEVFKSVLKPIGEVYTNKNLNTTTGVVNEISIEPAQGDDVAQTVAVMGGEDWEMWMDALLEAGVLAPGVQTVSYSYIGPEVTWPIYKNGTIGKAKEDLEKVQQALDAKLAPLNGKAWVSVNKALVTQASSAIPVVPLYISLLYKVMKAEGTHEDTIEQMDRLFRDRLYSGQPQPDEAGRIRVDDWEMKPDVQALVGQRWTEVNTENLAEYGDFAGYQASFLRLFGFGLEGVDYAAETNPNVPVPSIA from the coding sequence ATGATCATTGCACCCAAGATCCGAGGTTTCATCTGTACCACCGCCCACCCTGAGGGCTGCGCCAAACATGTGGCGGAGCAAATTGCTGTTGTGAAGAAGGGGGGCCTGATGGAGAACGGCCCGAAGAAGGTGTTGGTGATCGGTTCTTCGACGGGGTACGGGCTGTCGTCGCGCATTGCGGCGGCGTTTGGCGCGAACGCGGCGACGATCGGGGTGTTTTTCGAACGGCCGGGCGAGGACGACCGGACGGCGACGGCGGGCTGGTACAATTCGGCGGCGTTTGAAAATGAGGCGAAGGCGGCGGGGCTGTATGCGCGCTCTTTCAATGGCGATGCGTATTCCGATGCGGTGAAGGCGGAGGTGATCCAGGCGATCCAGGCGGACCTGGGGCAGGTGGACTGTGTGATCTACAGCCTGGCGTCCCCACGGCGCACGCAGCCGAAGACGGGTGAGGTTTTTAAGTCGGTGCTGAAGCCGATCGGTGAAGTTTACACGAACAAGAACCTGAACACGACGACGGGGGTGGTGAATGAGATTTCCATCGAGCCTGCGCAGGGTGATGATGTGGCGCAGACGGTGGCGGTGATGGGCGGTGAGGACTGGGAGATGTGGATGGATGCGCTGCTGGAGGCGGGTGTGCTGGCCCCTGGGGTGCAGACGGTTTCGTATTCCTACATCGGGCCGGAAGTGACGTGGCCGATCTATAAGAATGGGACGATCGGCAAGGCGAAGGAAGATCTGGAAAAGGTGCAGCAGGCGCTGGATGCGAAGCTGGCGCCGCTGAATGGCAAGGCGTGGGTTTCGGTGAACAAGGCGCTGGTGACACAGGCGAGCTCAGCCATCCCGGTGGTGCCGCTTTACATTTCCCTGCTGTACAAGGTGATGAAGGCGGAGGGGACGCATGAGGACACGATCGAGCAGATGGACCGGCTTTTCCGCGACCGTCTGTACAGTGGCCAGCCGCAGCCGGATGAGGCGGGGCGCATCCGTGTGGATGACTGGGAGATGAAGCCGGACGTGCAGGCCCTGGTGGGCCAGCGCTGGACGGAGGTGAACACGGAGAACCTCGCTGAGTATGGCGACTTTGCGGGCTATCAGGCGAGCTTCCTGCGGCTGTTCGGCTTTGGCCTGGAAGGCGTGGACTATGCGGCGGAGACGAATCCGAACGTGCCGGTGCCCTCCATCGCCTGA
- a CDS encoding arylamine N-acetyltransferase — MSLPALPADLLPRILTQLGHPAPAAPTPEALASLYAAWCQKVPFDNVQKLIHVRSSAPGPLPGSTPEHFFENWLLHGTGGTCWAGSTALAALLTALGFQVRRSIATMLAAPDLPPNHGTVIVSFGPGSEYLVDTSVLHHQPLPLHPGGITAIVHPAWGIQATRQQDRWHLHWRPLHMTTGFICRYEPLGPDLADFPHRYAQTRDWSPFNYQVSARINRGHEVIGLAFGNAVTLHTDGRITTRPVTHRERKAILIDHMGYSETIARLLPEDLPTPPPPGSRKAELHMA, encoded by the coding sequence ATGTCCCTCCCAGCCCTGCCTGCAGATCTCCTCCCCCGCATCCTCACCCAGCTCGGCCACCCCGCACCCGCCGCCCCCACGCCCGAGGCCCTCGCCAGCCTCTACGCCGCCTGGTGCCAGAAGGTCCCCTTCGACAACGTCCAAAAGCTCATCCACGTCCGCAGCAGTGCCCCCGGCCCCCTCCCCGGCAGCACGCCCGAGCACTTCTTTGAAAACTGGCTCCTTCACGGCACCGGCGGCACCTGCTGGGCAGGCTCCACCGCCCTCGCCGCCCTCCTCACCGCACTCGGCTTCCAGGTCCGCCGCAGCATCGCCACCATGCTCGCCGCGCCGGATCTCCCGCCCAATCACGGCACCGTCATCGTCAGCTTCGGCCCCGGCTCAGAATACCTTGTGGATACCTCCGTCCTCCACCACCAGCCCCTCCCCCTCCACCCCGGCGGCATCACCGCCATCGTCCACCCCGCCTGGGGCATCCAGGCCACCCGCCAGCAGGACCGCTGGCACCTCCACTGGCGCCCCCTCCACATGACCACCGGCTTCATCTGCCGGTATGAGCCCCTCGGCCCCGACCTCGCCGACTTCCCCCACCGCTACGCCCAGACCCGCGACTGGAGCCCCTTCAACTACCAGGTCAGCGCCCGCATCAACCGCGGCCACGAAGTCATCGGCCTCGCCTTCGGCAACGCCGTCACCCTCCACACCGATGGCCGCATCACCACCCGCCCCGTCACCCACCGCGAGCGCAAGGCCATCCTCATCGACCACATGGGCTACAGCGAAACCATCGCCCGCCTCCTCCCCGAAGACCTCCCCACTCCCCCGCCCCCCGGCTCCCGCAAAGCCGAACTCCACATGGCCTGA
- a CDS encoding type I restriction endonuclease subunit R, translated as MSTDKELANPKPQGSVPSVLSVVQSELVLENELVAQLIGQGYAPVAVTDEASMLGNLKAQLEVFNGLTLTAGEFTKVLNHLNRRAGVFEKAKTLRDRMKLDREDGTTVYLEFFDSGNPLRNLYQVTRQVAMDEGKYKNRYDVTILVNGLPLVQMELKRRGLEMKEAFNQIQRYQKHSYWSAHGLFHFVQLFVISNGVNTKYYANARKQSFKQTFYWAAEDNKTIRELKPFTTAFLNREHVGAMIGKYIVLNETDKILMVLRPYQFYATERIVERVKNPPEENANGYIWHTTGSGKTLTSFKAAQIITGLPGVAKVVFCVDRKDLDYQTIKEFNGFSKGSVDGTNNTQKLVQQFTDDAALERQSTVNTKLIVTTLQKLNTAISKTQYLAAMEGLRDERIIFIFDECHRSQFGDTHKRITAFFRNHQMFGFTGTPIFADNAVAKDGKKHTTKDLFHEKLHSYVITDAIKDENVLKFAVEYVGRYKRKPGTATEVDIEVEGIDTKELMESPARLEKISDYILEHHAVKTRNKEFTAMMCVSSVEVLIKYYELFADKKKAGQHNLKVATIFSYTSNEEDKDADGILDEGGEIIGGEGGNPHTREKLDGFIGDYNAMFGTNYSTKDTQSFYNYYQDIAKKVKERKVDLLLVVNMFLTGFDSKTLNTLYVDKTLRFHGLVQAYSRTNRILNEVKSQGNIVVFRNLKARTDEAIALFSNVKAKEEIFVPPYEDYVQRFNEVVVDLLKLTPTVRSVKDLPDEEAELQFVKIFRELMRLRNILESFSEFDDNDLALPAQRFADYRSAYLDLYDKVKTDNTKEKASILEDVDFELELIHKDIINVQYILTLLARLYGADAKEAPMLRKLILDTVAGDLELRSKKELIEKFIEQNLPKVESAAEIPECFEDFWEKERVEAFEKLVKEENLDADKLKKVIDRYVYTGQPPLTDPDIADIIVKPLKILERGPTKKRVFDRVLDYVATFIRGIAA; from the coding sequence ATGAGCACAGATAAGGAACTAGCCAATCCAAAACCTCAGGGCTCAGTGCCCTCTGTGTTGTCTGTGGTTCAATCCGAGCTAGTTCTTGAAAACGAACTGGTGGCGCAGCTCATCGGGCAGGGATATGCGCCGGTGGCGGTGACGGATGAGGCCTCAATGCTGGGGAACCTGAAGGCGCAACTGGAGGTCTTCAATGGCCTGACGCTGACGGCGGGGGAATTTACGAAAGTGCTGAATCATCTGAACCGCAGGGCGGGGGTGTTTGAAAAAGCGAAGACGCTGCGGGACCGGATGAAGCTGGACCGGGAGGATGGGACGACGGTTTACCTGGAGTTCTTTGATTCGGGGAATCCGCTGCGGAATCTGTATCAGGTGACTCGGCAGGTGGCGATGGATGAGGGGAAGTACAAGAACCGCTATGATGTGACGATCCTGGTGAACGGGCTGCCGCTGGTACAGATGGAACTGAAGCGGCGCGGGCTGGAGATGAAGGAGGCGTTTAACCAGATCCAGCGGTACCAAAAGCACAGCTACTGGAGTGCGCATGGGCTGTTTCACTTTGTGCAGCTCTTTGTGATCTCCAACGGGGTGAACACGAAGTACTACGCGAATGCGCGCAAGCAAAGCTTCAAGCAGACTTTTTACTGGGCGGCGGAGGACAACAAAACGATCCGCGAGCTGAAGCCTTTCACTACGGCCTTCCTGAACCGGGAGCATGTGGGGGCGATGATCGGCAAGTACATCGTGCTGAATGAGACGGACAAGATCCTGATGGTGCTGAGGCCGTATCAATTTTATGCGACGGAGCGGATCGTGGAGCGGGTGAAGAATCCGCCGGAGGAGAATGCGAACGGGTACATCTGGCACACGACGGGATCCGGCAAGACGCTGACCTCCTTCAAGGCGGCGCAGATCATCACCGGACTGCCGGGCGTGGCGAAGGTGGTCTTTTGTGTGGACCGGAAGGATCTGGACTACCAGACGATCAAGGAATTCAACGGATTCAGCAAAGGCAGCGTGGATGGCACGAACAACACGCAGAAGCTGGTGCAACAGTTCACGGATGACGCGGCCCTGGAGCGGCAGTCCACGGTCAATACGAAGCTGATCGTGACGACGCTGCAAAAGCTGAATACGGCGATCAGCAAGACGCAGTATCTGGCGGCGATGGAGGGGCTGCGGGATGAGCGGATCATCTTCATCTTCGACGAATGTCATCGCAGCCAGTTCGGCGATACGCACAAGCGCATCACGGCTTTCTTTCGGAATCACCAGATGTTCGGCTTTACCGGCACGCCGATCTTTGCGGACAACGCGGTGGCGAAGGACGGGAAGAAGCACACGACGAAGGATCTCTTTCACGAGAAGCTGCACAGCTATGTGATCACGGATGCGATCAAGGACGAGAACGTGCTGAAATTTGCCGTGGAGTATGTGGGCCGCTACAAGCGGAAGCCGGGCACGGCGACGGAGGTGGACATCGAGGTGGAGGGGATCGATACGAAGGAGCTGATGGAGAGCCCGGCGCGGCTGGAGAAGATATCCGATTACATCCTGGAGCATCATGCGGTGAAGACGCGCAATAAGGAATTCACAGCGATGATGTGCGTGAGTTCTGTGGAGGTGCTGATCAAATACTACGAGCTGTTTGCCGACAAGAAGAAGGCGGGCCAGCACAATCTGAAGGTGGCGACGATCTTCAGCTACACGAGCAATGAGGAGGACAAGGACGCTGACGGCATCCTGGACGAGGGTGGCGAGATCATCGGCGGTGAGGGCGGAAACCCGCACACGCGGGAGAAGCTGGATGGCTTCATCGGCGACTACAATGCGATGTTTGGCACGAACTACTCGACCAAGGACACGCAGAGCTTTTACAACTACTACCAGGACATCGCCAAGAAGGTGAAGGAGCGGAAGGTGGACCTGCTGCTGGTGGTGAACATGTTCCTGACGGGCTTTGACAGCAAGACGCTGAACACGCTGTATGTGGACAAGACGCTGCGCTTCCACGGGCTGGTGCAGGCGTACTCCCGCACGAACCGCATCCTGAACGAGGTGAAGAGCCAGGGGAACATTGTGGTCTTTCGCAACCTGAAGGCGCGGACGGATGAGGCGATTGCGCTATTCTCCAATGTGAAGGCGAAGGAGGAGATCTTTGTGCCGCCTTATGAGGACTACGTGCAGCGGTTTAACGAGGTGGTGGTGGACCTGCTGAAGCTGACGCCCACGGTGCGCAGTGTGAAGGATCTGCCGGACGAGGAGGCAGAGCTGCAATTTGTGAAAATCTTCCGCGAGCTGATGCGCCTGCGGAATATCCTGGAATCGTTTTCGGAATTTGATGACAACGATCTGGCGCTGCCTGCGCAACGTTTTGCCGACTATCGGAGTGCCTACCTAGATCTGTATGACAAGGTCAAGACGGACAATACGAAGGAGAAAGCCAGCATCCTGGAAGACGTGGACTTTGAGCTGGAGCTGATCCACAAAGACATCATCAATGTGCAGTACATCCTGACGCTGCTGGCCAGGCTGTATGGAGCGGATGCTAAGGAGGCACCGATGCTGCGGAAGCTGATCCTGGACACAGTGGCGGGTGACCTGGAACTGCGCAGCAAGAAGGAACTCATCGAGAAGTTCATCGAGCAGAATCTGCCGAAGGTGGAGAGCGCGGCGGAGATCCCGGAATGCTTTGAGGACTTTTGGGAAAAGGAGCGCGTGGAGGCCTTCGAGAAGCTGGTGAAGGAGGAGAATCTGGACGCTGACAAGCTGAAGAAGGTGATCGACCGCTATGTCTATACCGGGCAACCGCCGCTGACGGATCCTGACATTGCGGACATCATTGTGAAGCCATTGAAGATCCTGGAGCGTGGGCCGACGAAGAAGCGGGTTTTTGACCGAGTGCTGGATTATGTGGCGACGTTCATTCGCGGGATCGCGGCCTGA
- a CDS encoding GxxExxY protein, with product MNTDRSHENLHSKLSVVQPPNADLTQAVIGAAIKVLNALRPGLDEKLYERALVIELRKLGVSCDAQKQHDVFYDGQLIGTLVPDLIVEGRLIVDTKVVTAFNDSHIAQMLGYLNITGLKTALLLNFKYAKLGIKRVSN from the coding sequence ATGAACACCGATAGAAGTCACGAGAATCTCCATTCCAAACTCTCGGTGGTTCAGCCCCCGAATGCGGACCTCACGCAGGCTGTCATTGGCGCGGCGATAAAGGTGCTGAATGCACTGCGCCCGGGACTGGATGAGAAGCTGTATGAGCGGGCCTTGGTGATCGAGTTGAGGAAGCTGGGGGTATCTTGCGATGCCCAGAAGCAGCACGATGTTTTTTATGACGGGCAGCTCATCGGCACATTGGTCCCGGACCTGATCGTGGAAGGGCGGTTGATCGTGGACACCAAGGTGGTGACCGCCTTCAACGACAGCCACATCGCGCAAATGCTGGGCTACCTGAACATCACTGGGCTCAAGACAGCCTTGCTCCTCAATTTCAAATACGCGAAGCTCGGCATCAAGCGGGTGTCGAACTGA
- a CDS encoding restriction endonuclease subunit S, whose translation MKSEKIKSVPELRFPGFDGAWNRIELEAIASKKISYGIVQAGEHVPGGMPYIKSQDLNKPLDIDSLQRTSSEIARKYRRSEVEPGDIVFSLRGNIGVSQIVPSSIAVANLTQGTARIAVKNHDNRLVAQTLQTENVARDIDACAKGSTFREISLESLRKVSLPLAPTLLEQQKIADFLTVVDGRIAQLSRKKALLEDYKKGVMQQLFTQALRFKDDDGNEFPDWEEKTLGEVLTIGSGRDYKHLDKGNIPVYGSGGVMAFVNNFLYKGESVCIGRKGTIDKPRLVRGAFWTVDTLFYTHSFKNVLPRFVYAIFQRINWQAYNEASGVPSLSKTTIESIPVSIPHLEEQTKIANFLTALDRKIESVAAQITHNQTWKKGLLQQMFV comes from the coding sequence GTGAAGTCGGAAAAAATCAAGAGCGTGCCGGAGTTGAGGTTTCCGGGGTTTGATGGGGCGTGGAACAGAATTGAGCTAGAGGCAATAGCATCGAAGAAAATTTCTTATGGTATTGTTCAAGCTGGAGAACACGTCCCCGGAGGTATGCCATACATTAAGAGCCAAGACCTGAATAAACCTCTCGATATAGACTCACTGCAACGGACGTCGTCTGAAATTGCGCGAAAATATCGTCGGTCCGAGGTTGAACCTGGCGATATTGTCTTCTCGCTGCGTGGTAACATTGGGGTTAGCCAGATCGTGCCGTCATCTATTGCCGTCGCCAATCTCACACAGGGTACCGCTCGAATCGCGGTCAAAAACCATGACAATAGGTTAGTCGCTCAAACGCTCCAGACTGAAAACGTTGCCCGTGATATTGATGCCTGTGCGAAGGGCAGCACGTTTCGTGAGATATCTCTGGAGTCGTTAAGAAAAGTGTCTCTTCCGCTCGCGCCCACCCTTCTCGAGCAGCAAAAGATTGCGGATTTCCTGACGGTGGTGGATGGGCGGATTGCGCAACTGAGCCGGAAGAAAGCCCTGCTGGAGGACTACAAGAAGGGTGTGATGCAACAGCTCTTCACCCAAGCCCTCCGCTTCAAAGATGACGATGGAAATGAGTTTCCGGATTGGGAGGAGAAAACGCTGGGAGAGGTTTTGACAATTGGCAGCGGGCGTGACTACAAACATCTCGATAAAGGGAATATACCAGTCTATGGTTCAGGAGGAGTTATGGCCTTTGTGAATAATTTTCTATACAAAGGTGAGAGTGTTTGTATTGGTAGAAAGGGTACCATAGACAAGCCACGATTGGTGAGAGGAGCCTTCTGGACAGTTGATACACTGTTTTACACTCATTCATTCAAGAACGTTCTTCCCCGCTTCGTCTACGCAATATTTCAGAGGATTAATTGGCAAGCTTACAATGAAGCTTCTGGGGTGCCAAGTCTTTCGAAAACCACTATAGAAAGCATCCCTGTTTCTATACCACATCTTGAGGAACAGACCAAAATCGCCAATTTCCTCACCGCCCTGGACCGGAAGATTGAAAGTGTGGCGGCTCAGATCACCCACAATCAAACCTGGAAGAAGGGGCTGCTGCAGCAGATGTTTGTGTGA
- a CDS encoding virulence RhuM family protein, which yields MSDPKKKLIRNSTAEFLTFTAQSGDQSIEARYESETVWLTQKLMAQLFDVTVPTISEHLSTIYEQGEITREATIRKFRTVQREGSREVARQVDFYNLDAIISVGYRVNSVRATQFRQWATQVLRDFAIRGYVLDRKRMENGTFLGEDYFEHLLEEIREIRLSERRFYQKITDVYATAVDYNKDAPTTRDFFAKVQNKLHFAIHGHTAAELIVERADSQRPHMGLTNWENSPAGKVLKSDVVVAKNYLAKEELESLGRIVNAYLELAEDRARRKMPMTMEDWAKRLDAFLEFTDRAILADAGRVTAELAKQHAESEFEKFRIVQDQLFVSDFDQEVAGLRQEGGAQ from the coding sequence ATGAGTGATCCAAAGAAAAAGCTCATTCGCAACAGCACCGCCGAGTTTCTGACCTTTACCGCCCAGAGCGGGGATCAGAGCATTGAGGCCCGGTATGAGAGCGAAACGGTCTGGCTGACCCAGAAGCTGATGGCCCAGCTCTTTGATGTCACGGTGCCCACCATCAGTGAGCATTTGTCCACCATCTACGAACAAGGAGAAATCACCCGGGAGGCAACTATTCGGAAATTCCGAACAGTTCAAAGGGAGGGCAGCCGGGAGGTCGCGCGCCAAGTGGATTTCTACAATCTGGATGCCATCATCTCGGTTGGCTACCGGGTGAATTCCGTGCGCGCCACCCAGTTCCGCCAATGGGCCACCCAGGTTTTGCGGGATTTTGCCATCCGGGGTTATGTTCTGGACCGGAAACGCATGGAGAATGGAACCTTCCTGGGGGAGGACTACTTCGAGCATCTTTTGGAGGAGATCCGCGAGATCCGCCTCAGCGAGCGGCGGTTCTACCAAAAGATCACCGATGTTTATGCCACGGCGGTGGATTACAACAAGGACGCCCCCACCACGCGGGATTTCTTCGCCAAGGTGCAGAATAAGCTCCACTTCGCCATCCATGGCCACACGGCGGCGGAATTGATCGTGGAGCGAGCCGACAGCCAGAGGCCGCATATGGGCCTCACGAACTGGGAAAACTCCCCGGCGGGAAAGGTTCTGAAGTCCGATGTCGTCGTTGCCAAAAACTACCTTGCCAAAGAGGAGCTGGAATCCCTGGGCCGCATCGTCAATGCTTATCTGGAACTGGCTGAAGACCGCGCCCGCCGGAAGATGCCCATGACCATGGAGGACTGGGCCAAACGGCTGGATGCTTTCCTGGAGTTTACCGACCGCGCTATTCTGGCAGACGCGGGTCGCGTCACCGCCGAACTCGCCAAACAGCATGCGGAATCTGAATTCGAGAAGTTCCGCATCGTGCAGGACCAACTTTTTGTGAGTGATTTTGACCAGGAAGTGGCAGGGCTTCGGCAGGAAGGAGGTGCGCAGTGA